A window from Drosophila yakuba strain Tai18E2 chromosome 3L, Prin_Dyak_Tai18E2_2.1, whole genome shotgun sequence encodes these proteins:
- the LOC6533533 gene encoding uncharacterized protein LOC6533533 isoform X4 produces the protein MGKCVSRQSAPLHELESPDAEQHHQSVLTIAVSHEDLAQAHKIWQRLTGSNEYIAAGPSSQLEEVEEEPFYYTISRRRQPEQQLAKEQAVLHIESLYNDAAIAPAEPVTSASEPEYSTCQEFLLHELLQVIEEHASSTSITTSNHILNQARIRPEPQLPVENNGWLAAVGQAESKKQGSKSGRRHHNGNGNGNGNPTEAMEQNQTVHTKGTAMSFGFRKKLNGTPKKFKKLLEGGDKSATRTADTKDDNGNAAVPVHFEKVGAAAVQKAGTLATGAAGGRFGYRGAAPRPSSAGFTAPSEDSESESMANAQNNINNNNNNNNNGRGAENGPVLVSNLKRRSKSAHAGRSGDGEPKIAQPKTLTFNLNQNTTIEYQRRQFFGEIADETSGSGYGSGMGTGSKAMQPRYNYNNLASMHANVIVRPTPRPTPASYAKFTLQTVSLPRPEYPVAISLTATTPTTPSSSVQSPVPAHSTGARAKDISTSSRQHPLTSVHVQPQSRHLDQKSVKQLTNNSTRRGFSGSREISADSGIASMDMALDSSSGSSVGSKRSRSRPRNLKMVMSGRHTFEVRDADDPPSSESNSFVEPLALPKLPTDGSQSIPLPLLGLVRSNTVLSRETYERRQAETPGCQDQQDPDSEKPKTSGSDESESVDEEKLYLDSSTSEKSAKHQSQSSVASTWRHQAGESLAAHDCSSMSMSISSDTQAPENARDNDKEEDMSLGLDEISLIHTDMQFSTISSMTETPPKVGQESLLNLHLVDNREAGTSRPRSFNNALNESKFAELALASSSCLQLDDETSPTDSLVSSTEDSEEAGGKLQKHKLNEERQQKDIDDIDLDDISPVLELDLDPPGGRSPISPGTPTHASHSLSLGSDCGNLIDDEIADQPALLCNSEAHEVATDTPTLMETLTHTQTGSLRSLKSQSKARTALQQAIELSLRTPAAVRKAVMDRAESLDTLSPCESICSDDLMMDFDMNSSVDSIDHMASSTGRSRSGSDLHKIGGGQDVDPMQAETEAELLSELERRGSDVMKELNTLLRGRRQRGGPRERISAQLPARATRLLNRSRLQDQQLAGNDSDNSLRSSHSGGASAAAAAARKRSTANSRTSSGSTASLPRQRHLQQQHLGLGGGAGGGGGAGGATASGTSTQRCGGELHSSSDDLMLYDKSFRNAMIQDVLQFKKQLLRLRRILQETETLNPFENDNVQLFAACGLDSKQLNDIDLASLTSSTTEDPLQELSDLRRQVVYLQGQVDDRDRTIRLQRDLIEQLEAEKRQKSAANGTASGGDQGKELISMATQTERTRPLAIGAEGLSRLQFGEQQVLFCDFILAIIVLCAINLICILHLSYNCIDNCNSCT, from the exons GAACTTGAATCCCCAGACGCAGAGCAGCATCATCAATCTGTATTGACAATCGCAGTGTCCCACGAAGACTTGGCCCAGGCACACAAAATCTGGCAACGGTTGACAGGGAGTAATGAATACATTGCAGCCGGGCCATCCTCCCAgttggaggaggtggaggaggaacCCTTTTATTACACTATAAGTCGGCGAAGGCAGCCGGAGCAGCAACTGGCGAAGGAGCAGGCCGTGTTGCACATCGAGTCCCTTTACAATGATGCCGCCATTGCCCCAGCGGAACCGGTGACATCAGCCAGCGAACCGGAGTACTCCACTTGCCAGGAATTCCTGCTGCACGAACTGCTGCAGGTCATCGAGGAGCATGcatcctccacctccatcaCCACGAGCAACCACATCCTGAATCAGGCCAGAATCAGGCCAGAACCTCAATTACCCGTGGAGAACAACGGCTGGCTGGCGGCGGTG GGACAGGCGGAGAGCAAGAAGCAGGGCAGCAAGTCGGGTCGCCGCCACCACAATGGCAACGGAAATGGTAATGGCAATCCCACGGAGGCGATGGAACAGAATCAGACGGTGCACACCAAAGGCACCGCCATGTCCTTTGGTTTCCGCAAGAAGCTCAATGGGACGCCCAAGAAGTTCAAGAAACTCCTGGAAGGCGGCGACAAAAGCGCAACTCGCACCGCCGACACAAAGGATGACAACGGAAATGCAG CTGTGCCCGTTCACTTTGAGAAAGTAGGCGCCGCCGCTGTCCAGAAAGCTGGCACTTTGGCGACAGGTGCGGCCGGCGGACGTTTCGGTTATCGTGGGGCGGCGCCACGCCCCTCTTCTGCGGGCTTCACTGCGCCCAGTGAGGAttccgaatcggaatcgatGGCCAATGCACagaacaacatcaacaacaacaacaataataataataatggacGTGGAGCGGAAAATGGTCCGGTGCTGGTGAGCAATT TGAAACGCCGCTCCAAGAGCGCACATGCCGGACGATCCGGCGATGGGGAGCCCAAAATAGCCCAGCCCAAGACGCTGACGTTCAACCTGAATCAGAACACCACCATCGAGTACCAGCGGCGTCAGTTCTTTGGCGAGATCGCGGATGAAACGTCGGGTTCCGGATACGGATCGGGTATGGGAACGGGATCGAAAGCCATGCAGCCGAGATATAACTACAACAACCTGGCCAGCATGCATGCCAATGTCAT AGTTCGCCCCACACCGCGACCCACTCCAGCCAGCTACGCCAAGTTCACCCTGCAGACAGTGAGCCTGCCCAGGCCGGAGTACCCGGTGGCCATCAGCTTGACAGCCACCACACCAACCACGCCCAGCAGCAGTGTGCAGTCACCCGTGCCCGCCCATTCGACAGGTGCCAGGGCCAAGGACATATCCACCAGTTCCAGGCAACATCCCCTGACCTCGGTGCATGTCCAACCGCAGTCGCGTCATCTTGACCAGAAGAGCGTGAAGCAGCTGACGAATAACTCAACGCGACGCGGATTCTCCGGCAGCAGGGAGATTAGCGCAGACTCGGGAATAGCCAGCATGGACATGGCATTGGACAGCAGTTCGGGCAGCTCGGTGGGTTCCAAGAGAAGTCGAAGCAGGCCCAGGAACCTCAAGATGGTGATGAGTGGACGGCACACGTTCGAGGTGCGCGATGCCGATGATCCGCCTTCCAGTGAGTCTAACTCCTTTGTGGAACCGCTGGCACTACCCAAGTTACCCACTGATGGCAGTCAGAGTATTCCATTGCCATTACTGGGCTTGGTGCGATCCAATACGGTGTTGAGTCGGGAGACTTACGAGCGACGTCAGGCGGAGACTCCGGGTTGCCAGGATCAGCAGGATCCGGATTCGGAAAAACCCAAGACAAGCGGCTCCGATGAGAGCGAGAGTGTGGATGAAGAGAAGCTCTACTTGGATTCGTCCACCTCCGAAAAGAGTGCCAAACATCAGAGCCAATCCTCAGTGGCCTCCACTTGGCGTCACCAGGCGGGTGAATCTCTGGCCGCCCACGATTGCAGCAGCATGAGCATGAGCATCAGTAGTGACACCCAGGCTCCGGAAAATGCGCGTGATAATGACAAGGAGGAGGACATGTCCTTGGGTCTGGATGAGATCAGTCTGATCCACACTGACATGCAGTTCAGCACAATCT CTTCAATGACGGAAACTCCGCCCAAAGTGGGCCAGGAGTCCCTGCTCAATCTCCACTTGGTGGACAATCGGGAGGCAGGCACCTCGCGTCCCCGCTCCTTCAACAATGCTCTCAACGAATCCAAGTTTGCCGAACTGGCTTTGGCCAGTAGCAGTTGCCTCCAGTTGGATGATGAGACTTCGCCCACGGATAGTTTGGTCAGCAGCACCGAGGATTCCGAGGAGGCGGGTGGCAAGTTGCAGAAGCACAAGCTCAATGAGGAGCGTCAGCAGAAGGACATCGATGACATCGACTTGGATGATATTTCGCCGGTTCTCGAACTGGATCTGGATCCGCCAGGTGGGCGAAGTCCCATTTCACCCGGCACACCCACTCATGCATCCCACTCCCTTTCTCTGGGTTCGGATTGCGGAAATCTCATAGACGATGAGATCGCTGATCAGCCGGCGCTGCTGTGCAACAGCGAAGCCCACGAGGTGGCCACCGATACGCCCACATTGATGGAAACCCTTACCCACACCCAAACAGGATCCCTCAGATCGTTGAAGAGTCAGTCCAAGGCTCGTACCGCTCTGCAGCAGGCCATCGAGTTGAGTTTGAGGACACCGGCTGCGGTGCGCAAGGCAGTTATGGATCGAGCCGAATCCTTGGATACTCTATCACCATGCGAGTCCATTTGCTCCGATGACCTGATGATGGACTTCGACATGAACAGCAGTGTCGACTCCATCGATCACATGGCCAGTTCTACGGGTCGCAGTCGCAGTGGTTCGGATCTTCACAAGATAGGTGGTGGTCAGGATGTGGATCCCATGCAGGCGGAGACCGAGGCGGAACTTCTATCTGAGTTGGAGCGCAGGGGCAGTGATGTGATGAAGGAGCTCAATACTTTGCTGCGAGGCAGGAGGCAGCGCGGTGGACCAAGGGAGAGGATTAG cGCCCAACTGCCTGCGCGCGCCACCAGATTGCTGAACCGCTCCCGTCTGCAGGACCAGCAACTCGCCGGCAACGATTCGGATAACAGCCTGAGATCCTCCCACAGCGGCGGAGCttcggcagcggcggcggcggccagaAAGAGAAGCACGGCCAACTCCAGGACCTCGTCGGGATCCACGGCCAGTCTGCCCCGTCAGCGtcacctgcagcagcagcatctgggCTTGGGTGGCGGAgcaggaggtggaggtggtgctggtggagcCACTGCATCCGGAACATCCACGCAGCGGTGCGGGGGAGAGCTGCACAGCTCGTCGGACGATCTAATGTTGTATGACAAGTCCTTCCGCAATGCCATGATCCAGGATGTGCTGCAGTTCAAGAAGCAGCTGCTTCGACTGCGGCGAATACTCCAGGAG ACGGAAACGCTCAATCCCTTCGAGAACGACAACGTTCAGCTGTTCGCCGCCTGCGGATTGGATAGCAAGCAGCTGAATGACATCGATCTGGCCAGTTTGACCTCGTCCACGACGGAGGATCCGCTCCAGGAGCTATCGGATCTACGTAGACAGGTGGTTTACCTTCAG GGTCAAGTGGACGATCGTGATCGCACCATTCGCCTGCAGCGAGATCTCATCGAGCAACTGGAGGCCGAGAAGAGGCAGAAGTCGGCGGCGAATGGAACTGCATCTGGCGGGGATCAGGGCAAGGAGCTCATCAGCATGGCCACCCAAACGGAGCGG ACACGACCACTTGCCATTGGTGCGGAGGGTTTGTCCAG ACTACAATTTGGGGAGCAACAGGTACTATTTTGTGATTTCATCCTAGCCATCATTGTGCTCTGTGCCATCAATCTTATATGTATACTACACCTAAGCTACAACTGTATAGATAATTGTAATTCGTGCACTTGA